A region from the Pungitius pungitius chromosome 16, fPunPun2.1, whole genome shotgun sequence genome encodes:
- the sc5d gene encoding lathosterol oxidase, translating to MDLVLNVADSYVLSPYVYPASWPEDGALRQILSLLVLTNLGAAVLYLGLGAANYFLIFDHKLMKHPQFLENQVQREIKYAMSSLPLISIPTVALFFAEVRGYSKLYNNVEDSPLGWPGLFLSMISFLLFTDMCIYWIHRILHHKLIYKLFHKPHHLWKIPSPFASHAFHPVDGFMQGLPYHVYPFLFPLHKVLYLALYVFVNVWTISIHDGDYRVPGALTGAINGSAHHTDHHLFFDYNYGQYFTLWDRLGGSYRHPSALLGKGPHDLMRKLQAEGKLGEAEGKVNGDAGRRVARKEE from the exons ATGGACCTTGTGCTGAATGTGGCCGACTCTTACGTCCTGTCCCCGTATGTGTACCCTGCGTCGTGGCCCGAGGACGGGGCCCTGCGGCAGATCCTCAGCCTGCTGGTGCTGACCAACCTCGGGGCCGCCGTCCTGTACCTGGGCCTGGGAGCCGCCAACTACTTCCTCATCTTTGACCACAAGCTGATGAAACACCCACAATTCCTAGAG AATCAGGTTCAGAGGGAGATTAAATACGCGATGTCCTCGCTGCCTCTGATCAGCATCCCCACAGTGGCGCTGTTTTTCGCCGAGGTCCGAGGATACAGCAAACTGTACAACAACGTCGAGGACTCCCCGCTGG GTTGGCCGGGGCTCTTCCTGAGTATGATATCCTTCCTGCTGTTCACCGACATGTGCATCTACTGGATTCATCGCATCCTGCATCATAAGCTCATTTACAAG CTGTTCCACAAACCACACCACTTATGGAAGATCCCCTCGCCCTTCGCCAGCCACGCCTTCCACCCGGTAGACGGCTTCATGCAGGGCCTCCCGTACCACGTCTaccccttcctcttccccctccacaAGGTGCTCTACCTGGCCCTGTACGTGTTCGTCAACGTCTGGACCATCTCCATCCACGACGGGGACTACCGCGTCCCCGGCGCCCTGACCGGCGCCATCAACGGCTCGGCTCACCACACCGACCACCACCTGTTCTTCGACTACAACTACGGCCAGTACTTCACCCTGTGGGACCGCCTGGGAGGCTCCTACAGGCACCCGTCGGCTCTGCTGGGGAAGGGCCCCCATGATCTGATGCGGAAGCTCCAAGCGGAGGGAAAGCTGGGCGAGGCTGAGGGGAAAGTGAACGGAGACGCCGGGAGGCGAGTCGCACGCAAGGAGGAGTGA